The proteins below come from a single Chitinophaga pinensis DSM 2588 genomic window:
- a CDS encoding T9SS type A sorting domain-containing protein produces the protein MMMKFTHVLLQVFMISCLLLAAGESVSAQSGIYGGGPIYKNRSYAINELRNSGYTYVVVWTIHIDASGNFNFNAEFPLVQNGTYIGGNSYPNFVDDMARLKSAPTTINRLEFCLSAWGSSTFTNVKNLIAAQGTGSTSILYKNFQALRNTFPMVDAIGFDDESAYDVSSATALAVMLGNLGFKVSLVPYTNSGYWTSVATNTNNQRPGTVDRIDLQCYAGGAGNSPCNWNFGTIPVYAGLWDAEKSTTQVQNQLNTWKNSCGARIKGGFMWLYDDIDNSSQTAAYATAIRNVFGGGTLSTAAVTFYRDCNYGGLAISLPTGDYTLARLQSFGIRNDDISSLNVNSGYSTRLYQNDNFGGTSLALTASNSCLVAAGWNDVASSLIVRAGSGARTAEEVSIQKSALPVRSAKGFLLYPNPAAGELKFQADEDLSGARIQIFDLSGRLVMTARNMANRLDISRLHTGVYTIVFNNNGSMITRQFVKQ, from the coding sequence ATGATGATGAAATTTACACACGTACTATTACAGGTTTTTATGATCAGCTGTCTGCTCCTGGCAGCTGGCGAAAGCGTATCTGCACAGTCAGGTATCTATGGCGGCGGTCCTATCTACAAAAACCGCAGTTATGCAATTAATGAACTCAGAAATTCCGGTTATACCTATGTGGTGGTATGGACCATTCACATTGATGCAAGCGGTAATTTCAACTTCAACGCGGAATTTCCTTTAGTGCAGAATGGTACTTATATCGGTGGAAATTCCTATCCGAATTTTGTGGATGATATGGCCAGACTGAAGTCAGCGCCCACCACCATTAACCGGCTGGAATTTTGTCTCAGCGCATGGGGTTCGTCCACTTTTACCAATGTAAAAAATCTGATCGCCGCACAGGGTACCGGTAGTACCAGTATACTGTACAAAAACTTCCAGGCTTTACGCAACACCTTTCCCATGGTGGACGCTATCGGCTTTGATGATGAAAGTGCCTATGATGTCAGCTCTGCTACCGCATTGGCTGTGATGTTGGGTAACCTGGGGTTTAAGGTAAGTCTGGTACCGTATACGAATTCCGGATACTGGACGAGTGTGGCGACAAATACCAATAACCAGCGTCCCGGTACAGTAGACAGGATAGACCTGCAGTGTTATGCCGGTGGCGCAGGCAATTCTCCCTGTAACTGGAATTTCGGTACCATACCGGTGTATGCGGGATTGTGGGACGCGGAGAAGTCAACAACACAGGTACAGAATCAGCTGAACACCTGGAAGAACAGTTGTGGTGCGCGTATCAAAGGTGGATTTATGTGGCTGTATGATGATATTGATAACAGTTCCCAGACGGCGGCTTATGCCACCGCTATCAGGAATGTGTTTGGCGGCGGTACATTGAGTACGGCGGCTGTTACTTTTTATCGTGATTGTAATTATGGAGGTCTGGCGATCAGTTTACCTACAGGCGATTATACCCTGGCGAGACTACAGTCTTTCGGCATCCGTAATGATGATATTTCTTCTTTAAACGTCAACAGTGGTTACAGTACCCGTTTGTATCAGAACGATAATTTTGGCGGTACTTCCCTTGCCCTGACAGCAAGCAATTCCTGTCTGGTTGCAGCAGGCTGGAATGACGTGGCCAGTTCCCTGATCGTACGTGCAGGCAGTGGCGCGAGGACTGCTGAAGAGGTTTCCATACAGAAGAGCGCTCTCCCTGTGAGATCCGCGAAAGGATTCCTGCTCTATCCTAATCCTGCTGCGGGTGAGTTGAAATTTCAGGCAGACGAAGACCTGAGTGGTGCACGTATACAGATCTTTGATCTGAGTGGCCGCCTTGTCATGACTGCCCGTAATATGGCGAACAGACTGGATATTTCCAGACTGCATACCGGCGTGTATACCATTGTGTTCAACAACAATGGCAGCATGATCACCCGTCAGTTTGTAAAACAATGA